The Neoarius graeffei isolate fNeoGra1 chromosome 1, fNeoGra1.pri, whole genome shotgun sequence region GCGGTAAtgaaaggcattacagaaaaaaatttggtaatattttactcggtacaaatgtcagtaacgcgtgttacaatgcatttttaacctggaatgaagtggtggttttttttttttccttcatacaaattcgccaaaatcacgcgagaccagcagaggtgaaacatccgtgcaaaatgtttcacttccttttcctttaggctagtcagacagaagagagagatgagTAAACCTGAAGCTGATCTAACGTcagatagcacattctccagatgggcatacgcccattacagaagcatgcctgtatgtgatgcagtgccgtctaagggcccgaagatcacgggcacccagtatggttttccggctttgacccttacgcacagagattcttccagattctctgaatcttttgatgatattatgcactgtagatgatgatgtgttcaaactctttgcaattttacactgtcgaactcctttctgatattgctccactatttgtcagcgcagaattagggggattggtgatcctcttcccatctttacttctgagagccgctgccactccaagatgctctttttatacccagtcatgttgccaattgacctaatgagttgcaatttggtcctccagctgttccttttttgtacctttaacttttccagcctcttattgcccctgtcccaacttttttgagatgtgttgctgtcatgaaatttcaaatgagccaatatttggcatgaaatttcaaaatgtctcacttttgacatttgatatgttgtctatgttctattgtgaataaaatatcagtttttgagatttgtaaattattgcattccatttttatttacaatttgtactttgtcccaacttttttggaatcggggttgtatctttgGGCtggaggaggaaaccagagccaaGAGGAAACATCAGATCTCACAATTGCAACATACCACATGATTATACAACAGTTCTGgttcactaatttgattggacaaACAGTATACCAAGAGTGGTGATATGACTCTGCTTAAACTTATTCATAAGTTGCTCTTAAGGCCATaggttcctggttacacaattgcactttttgactctGTTATAGAAGGCAAATTATCTACAGTCGCACTACCCAGTGTCCCCCAGATGAGGAcaggctcccttttgagtctggttcttttcAAGGCTCCTTCTTCATGTGGTCGCAGGGAGTTCTTTCTTGCCAGGATTAAAAGTATTCacaataaatatgcaggtgattatagaaaatcccgtgctctgattggccgagaaattcggactatttctcgataatcacctcgagcgacttggcaaaatggctgatcgcttcgtcaccgtaagtgaggaagaattacaaattatgaaagagaattctgttcttaaaagcactaaagatgctccgaagtttggtctaaaattattcgacggtaaggtggagttgtgatttattttatcaacttcaaaacaaagtattttatgagttggcgtagataagtgacacaagtctgcgccacaccgttattacatttgtatgctgcttttgaagtatgaaataaattatttataatatgattttttttgttgttgaaataatcacctatgtatttatactaaaacaaatgatccacctcaggctcagtgaataataactttgATTTTGTGTCAGTAATTATTCATCaacattcacttcaccttcagcaaataagtgttaaatatttttacatttaaacTGGAATTTATATACTTctctaaacctgctttgtgacacAGTGTTCATTGTTAAGTGCTTTACAAATaatattgaattgaattgaattgaattattTGGATGAATGGATAAAAGGCCTGTTTGTGGAACTccattaaaggcccggtcccacaatactgataacaataactataactataaataaatcagtctccTGGAGTTTATGTGGTCGGTCCTCACGCCAGACTGATAACGATACCTGTAGCCCTGGGTTTATccatatcggtgagattgctcctggagccatttttccaggcctggacctgatcctataaaacatctgaccaatcaggtaattgcttacatgtgacattgtctgagcacgtgctatttttccccgggcgtctttgtacatccttgttgcatcatgaagtcatggaatacagattcatggaaaataaaaaaatatttaaaaaccggatcttttattcatgtgATTTTccctgaaatatcaatagtaaattaataaagtaaacatataaatgcaggtaagatatttgatTTATGAACTTCAtcagttgaaacatttaattcttTTAgagttcttaattttttatccatgatgcatcatccgtatgaaatcaggaaccaatctgtaatatactgaaacgtccgtgaccgatccataaattattagcatccatgataAATCCGGATaaaaatctgtaaccactccgtattttgtgtcctttttttattatatttccgtaatccgtggcctatctgtattttattaaccaccggagtgtgtacatgggtagTTTTGAAGTccgagctgtacagtatgacctggaataatgtgctactacttggaaaaaacttccatgactattcctaagttgcatgtgtttgtttccctgagtgtcaggaccaagcgatattatagtcgggattatagttgtggggtTTCTGCtctagactggaactaaattcaggcagagggatagtcagagatggagttataggtataggtatagttatcggtgttgtgggaccgggatcTCACTGAATAAATGTTGGTTGTGGTAAATATCCAGTGTTGACCTCCTTGTACATTGCTGTAGAGTTCACAAAACCCTGGCATGCTAcaaaattaagtcaattttcttaGAAAAATCAAGGATCACAGCAATATAAGTCTAATTTTAAAGTCAAGTAGAGACATGAAGGTGTGCAGAACTAAAACAAGGCAAGAAAGTGaaaaatacatccatccatccatctattatctgtagccacttatcttgttctacagggtcgcaggcaagctggagcctatcccaggtcatcgcagggctgacacagagacaaacaaccattcacactcacaatcacacctacggtcaatttagagccaccaattagcctaacctgcatgtctttggactgtgggggaaaccggagcacccggaggaaacccatgcgggtgattttttttttttttttaaggagtgGAGATGTTGATGTTGAAATAGGAAGTGGTTATGTGTATTCAGAAGAAATATGAAGATTTAAGTGTATGCTGCAAATGAGGATATAAACCGACACAGCTGTACACGGGCTCCTGTACAAACCTTCACACATCATCAAATTTTTTCTTGTCTTTAGTTAAAGGAGCATAATTGTCGAGAAACATCATAAATGTATATAATTAGACCTTAAGGACGAATTGTACAGTAACTTTGTCCGAACAATTCAGAGATTTGGTTCGGATGTAACACTGCATTTGGATGGTTTACAACTGGATAAAATCTTCATGTGAACTTTGAACTTTAGTTCAGCTATATCTTTCACCAAGATAAATTCAAAACATCACGTCTGTTAGTCATTCCAGGTTTAGAGAGGAAGTAATATTACACGAGCGTGGCCAACATGCACATGACTCGCTTTGAGTTGCGTAACGTGTGAGAGGAAGTCCAGGACTGAATGTTCATGGTTGTCAATAAAGGTGGTGCTTTGTGTGCAGTTAGTGTTTTAAAGCACAATTAACAGACAGCAAAGCGAAAGTAATAATGTTgatgtcaggcttgtagtactcaagtctgactcgtgccataattttaaggactcttgacttgacttggactcgtaaattggagacgaggacttggatttttttctttattttttgtagcatGCATTAGTCATTTGTCATAAGATATTtgtatttacattaatttttatactaatttcgtgcaagagaatgcatgttcacctgttcatacaccatgttcaggaacaaactaacgttaatggcgctaaaatgcctggagagacgcccctaggattgtccgctttgcttatacagacttctcgtgcagtgggaaaaaatgcactgctgtgtgttccatatgtagaagaactatcgaggagacgacggggacaacattaaacttcaatcatcatttggcaagactccacccagagaaggaagtgacacgctatgttcgttgccctgttgatagcggggtttgcttgctgagcgatgaactagctagtgttaaccctctctcatgttatttgccctgttgatagtgggcggggcttgctgagcgatgaacaagctttttatctgtagcctattaactaaaatggggcagttgagcaggaacgttagtccaacacagtagcagagacgctttcacacaaaggcagcaacagccaccatcaaatggtgcggttggagtcttgttctcagactcgacccaaaattttctttaatgacttggacttgaacaccggggactcgagactggactcggagttgaggtttagtgacttgactataaCATTGGTTGAAGTCCATGTGCATGAGTCATCCAAATGAAATTTTTATCGGCAAAAAAACTTCTCTTCATCTCACGATAGTGTGTCAGTGCTTGTCTGGTTATCAGTGCACAAGGTTTCTGTGATGATATAGGGCTTCTCTAATCACGCTCACACAGGGTAAGTGGTTAAAGCTAACGTaggtaattttggagaaaccagcaagagtaagctagagtttgaaaatatccaaccaaaaaaatcccaccccctccctTCAGCCCTGCCTCCAAAGCCACTTCTtcaaaacacatgaacgcgcactgTGATAACagagtgattataaataacttgcttctataactgtgtcctacagagtcacaaagtataactgtgtaaccaggaaattcattatagttttaacgtgaagtctgttttgttgaagttataaactgttcattgatggaaacttgagtgcaaaactgttcatgacgactgcagtcctaaagttagcaagttaactgtagtcctcggccataaaagcattactgtaagtgtccagagtgtcttccaagtgcgactttcgactgtccgtatggggccgtcctccacaggagcgatgtgatgagactccagccagacgtagggcatcaggatggatcaggcaggtctaaggagcagaagaggtcagcatcttgatcccaggattgacatgtaattcagagggacagacagagggagaggggagggggagggaaagaaagagagagaaaacacaggttgttaggtatgcccaatgtcacctgatgaataagaacagtatacattttgcactgagtgcaagcagggactccggcaaacctaactatgacagcataactaaaaggggagagccagaaggtaacacaggcatgagggagccccgggacataaagcagcagccactacaccgtcaacaaacccgagtgagcaagtgagtgggggactgacagcatccatacatcccagtttaccagaatGCTCTATGCCAGAGGATCCTCCAGatttactcctttacctcataaacaccattaacaaaaggcttgactaaaaagatatgtttcagcttagacttaaacgctgagactgtgtctgattcccgaacactacttggaaggctgttccataactgtggggctttgtaagaaaaggctctgcccccgatgtagatcactatacgaggtaccagcagatagcctgcaccttttgatctaagtaggcgtggtgggtcataaagaaccagaagttcactcaggtactgtggtgcgagaccattcagtgctttaaaggtcaatagtagtattttataatcaatacgaaatttgattgcgagccaatgcagtgtggataagacaggggtgatgtggtcatattttctagttctactaaggactcttgctgctgcattttgaactaactgtacttattggaacatccagacagtaaggcattacaataatccatcctggaggtaacaaaagcatgaattagtttttctgcgtcatgtagtgacattaaatttcttatcttagcaatatttctgagatgaaagaaagctatccgggtaatgttattgatatgagtttcaaatgaaagactggagtcaatgtccTGAGGTCTTTTTAGTGAATGAATTAAGTGAACAAATGCTAATGAGCTGCAAATGGCCACAGACATAGCATTAATTGTTGAccttaatgtttgtttgtttttttacttgtAGGTTACCGGTTCCAGCTCTCCACATCATTGGACCAACAGCTTTGATTTGAAAGAAATCATCCAAATCATTCCTTTCCAATCATGCCCTTGGTTGTGCTGCAGACCTCGCGCCTGATGTGGGCCCGCCTGGCTGCACTGGTGTTTACCTGTGTGGCGTTCAGCGTGGCTGCTCACGGCGCAAATGCGAACGGCGGCATGTATGACTGGTGCATGTTCTGCTGGGTGTTCAGCTTCATTGGCACTCTGCTGGTGCTAATTGTGGAGCTCTTGAGCCTTCAGGCGCGTGTGCCTGTCTCATGGACCAACTTTCCCATCACGCTGGCATGTTACGCAGGTCTGCTGTGCCTCTCTGCTTCCATCATCTTCCCACTGTACTTCCTGAAGGGCAATTTAGTCAGTGGTGAGACACGTGATTACAGGATCGTTAGCACCGTTTTCTCCTGCCTGGCCACAGTGGCATACTTGGTGGAGGTCAGCATGACACGGGCGCGGCCTGGTGAAGTGGCCGCTTACATGGCGACGGTGCCTGGCCTCCTGAAAGTCTGCGAGACGTTTGTAGCCagtgttatttttgtttttatcagTAATCCTGTGTCGTATGATCATCATGCGGCATTGAAGTGGTGCATGGCTGTGTACTGTATCTGCTTCATCATATCCGCTGGCATTGTGGTGATGTGTGTCGGAGAGTGTACTGGCCTCCTTCCATTCCCGTTTGCTCGTTTCCTGTCCGCGTACGCCTTATTGGCTGTTGTGATGTACCTCACTGCTACCATCATCTGGCCCGTGTTCCAGTTTGACAAAGCTCAGTCTCAGAGGCCTGATTTTTGCCAGCGGTCTTCAGGTCTCTGCAATTGGGATAAACTGGTGATCATAGCTGTTCTGACGGGTGTTAATTTCCTGATCTACGTGGCAGATCTGGTGTACTCTGCACGACTCGTGTTTGTCCATACATGAAAATGAAATGACAACAAGAACAAgtgaattgtttgtttgtttgttttaacttttttttttccagggatGTTCCAATAGTCAATATTCATGTCATGAAATTTCCTCGATGGGATTAGTGTGGAAATTTGACCAAACTTGGTGTCCACCCTAAAGAAACTAAAAACCAAGACATTAGGCatttataaccccgattccaaaatagttgggacaaagtacaaattgtaaataaaaacagaatgcaataatttacaaatctcaaaaactgatattgtattcacaatagaacatagacaacatatcaaatgtcgaaagtgagacattttgaaatttcataccaaacattggctcattagaaatttcatgacagcaacacatctcaaaaaagttgggacaggggcaataagaggctggaaaagttaaaggtacaaaaaaggaacagctggaggaccaaattgcaattcattaggtcaattggcaataggtcattaacatgactgggtataaaaagagcatcttggagtgacagcggctctcagaagtaaagatgggaagaggatcaccaatctccctaattctgcgccgacaaatagtggagcaatatcagaaaggagttcgacagtgtaaaattgcaaagagtttgaacatatcatcatc contains the following coding sequences:
- the myadma gene encoding myeloid-associated differentiation marker homolog, translated to MPLVVLQTSRLMWARLAALVFTCVAFSVAAHGANANGGMYDWCMFCWVFSFIGTLLVLIVELLSLQARVPVSWTNFPITLACYAGLLCLSASIIFPLYFLKGNLVSGETRDYRIVSTVFSCLATVAYLVEVSMTRARPGEVAAYMATVPGLLKVCETFVASVIFVFISNPVSYDHHAALKWCMAVYCICFIISAGIVVMCVGECTGLLPFPFARFLSAYALLAVVMYLTATIIWPVFQFDKAQSQRPDFCQRSSGLCNWDKLVIIAVLTGVNFLIYVADLVYSARLVFVHT